CTTTTCTGGAAGAAGTAATCGTAAGAGAAGGAACCGTCGAGGTTCTGCATCGCCTTGGCTTCTTCAATGTAACGCTGCAGTTTCTGATCCGCTTCCAGCCAGTAGCTCGACAGACGATGCCCTGCATTCCGATAGGTGTTACGGGCATAAGCGAGTGCGAATAAAGCGTGTGTACCGCCACAGGGGGAGTCGTTGGTGATCGTGTTGTTCTGCATGTAGACCAGGTCTGACATGTGCCACTCTTCCCCTTTTTTATCGTACCAGACAGCGTCCGGTCCGAGGTAATGGACCAGGGCCCAGAGAGACCAGGTGATTTCTTCGTTTTCCTGGATTTCCTTCTTGGCATTTTCAACCATGTCTGCCACGGTGATGGGGCCATCGGGAGTCTGAACCTGATGATCCAAGGGGATGTCTGCCATCGCCATGATCGCCAGTGACTGATTCTTATGACCTTCGAAGGCGTTCTCTTTTGTGTAAGGATGGGGACGTCCGCCGAACTCGGTTTTCTGGAACCAGGGTTCGCCGTCGTAAGTGACTCCGGAAGAGAGCCATTCCAGGGCATTGACGGTCTGGCCATCTTTCTTGATCTTATAGTCTTTGCGAAAAGCCAGAATGCCGTGGAAGATTTCCCAGGGAGAATGCTTTTCCGACTCGAGATACTTCTGCTGCGAGACCTCGATGGCCTGCTCTACTTTTTTCAGCAGTTCTTCGGGGGACTCGAGCTCTCTGCTGCTGGCGACTTCGGTTTCCGTTTCACCGCTGGAATCTGCGGATTCCGAAGGGGATGACTGATTGCAGCCCGTTGTGAAACTGAGACCGGCGAACAGAATTGCAAACAGTGACAGACGTAACGAAACATTCATGATCGGGGAAATTCCAGGGATATTAACGTTTTTCAGGGATAATCGCAGGCAGGAGCCGCTGCAGGAGCTGAGCTCACCGGCGGCTGTCTGTTTGAATGTACCACGTAAAATGGCGGAAGTAAATCATATAAGTTGTCTAAAATGTCTATATTTTCAGTCGGATGACACCAAAGCAGGTGCTGTTATCAGTGTTAGGTAAAGATTGCAGGACTCAGGGACCGGTTTCGGGCATCACATGAGCTGAGAACTGTTACAACCGCACTGCTCCCCCGCATTTCAGCCGAGCGGTACAGTGAGCACAGCTGGTGTGTTCACCAGAAACGTCAGGATGAAACTGCTGAGCACGACTGGTGCCTGCGGACAAATGCATAGATCACTGCTGATGCTTACGACCGACGTGACATTCTGTTTCCCTCCCCCGTTCTGCGGGAAAGTCGGATTCTGACGCTGGTACGAGGACGATACGCAGAAGGAACTGTAACGGTTTCTCCAGCGAAGCCGACTCTCGGATACAGGCTCAGATACACAGACTTTGAAAATCAAACATTGTTTTTTTGACATGGGGGAAGGATGAACTGCTTTAAAACCTTTCTGGCTGTGGGAGTCACGTTGTCTGCGAGTTTCTTCTCTGCAGCAGACGCACAGGCCGGTGTTTACGAGTGCTTTAACGAAGACGATTTACTGGACTGCGTCCCCTGTGTGGAGGACTGCTGGACCGACCGTGTTTCGTTCTATATTTCCGCCAATAACTATGCTTCGGTTAATCACATGGAGAGTGGTGGGTTTAACAGCTTCTCCTACCTGGCGAACAGCGGGTCAGATAATAACGTAGCCTATGACTTTGGTCTGGCCCTGGGGACCCGCATTCCTATCGGCTGCAAGTGCAAGGCACTGCGTTTCGAAGTCGAAGGCGCCTTTCGCGATCTGGGAGGGCTGTCCACAACCAGTTTTCAGACAGAAGGTCCAATCCAGACCTACATTGTTGACTACGACGATCGCTGGAGTGTGATGACCAACTGCTGGCTCGATTTTCCGCTGAAAAACAACAAGACGATTTACATCGGCGGTGGTATCGGAGCGAACGGTGGAAAAGTGAGCATCGACGATACCTACGTGAGCGGTCAATCACGATTCAATCGCTTTGCCTGGCAGATCGGGGGCGGCGTGGCCTGGGATGTCAGTCAGCGAGTGACACTGGACCTGGGGTATCGCTACATGGATTACGGTTCAACCATGGTCGACTTGCATGCGAATTTCGATCCTACGATTTCGGCTGGCAATTACAGCGCCGACCTGACCTCACACCAGGTCATGCTGGGCATCCGGTTTAACTCGCTGGGGAACCTGATTGGTCGCCGGTAAGCGATTACTGAAGCAATCTGCCATCAGGCAAACAGAAACAATGAAGCAACACCATACTTGAACGACAGCAGTGAATGATTGATCCGCCTGAATCCCGACCCTGGGGTTCAGGCGGTTTTTGTTATCGCAGTCGTCAAGGCTTCCTTGCTCACTGTCAGCGGGCGGCTTAGAATCGAAGTCTCTCGATCGATTCCCCGAACTCAGCCGTAAAAGAGGAAGAGCCATGCGTGTGTGTCGTCTTGTTGCTGGATTGATGATTCTGGCCGTGTGCCTGTCTGCTTCGGAATCGCTCTGGGCCTGGGGGAAAGGTCATCGTCTGATTCGGCTCTGGGCGGTGGCCCGGCTCCCGGAATGGCAAACCGAATTGCTTGGCCAGGAAAATCTCACCCGTCTCTGTCGGGATTACACGTCGCTGCAGGACAAGCACGCCGGTGGAAAGATGCCGCAACTGGATGCCTACTGCCTGGTGCCGGGTGTGCGGCTCTCGCTGCATGATGTCAACCCGCCGACACAGAGTGCGACGGCCATCCAGTGGTACCTCAAGCAGATAGCCGATAACCTGAACGCGGGTAAAACGGATGAGGCGATGAAATACCTGGGCGTGCTCTGTCACTGGAACGAAGATCCGGGTTGTCCCTCGGCACACAGCAGTCCCGTTTCTGAGCTGCAACTCAAAACGCTGCTGCCTCCCCCCAAGGACAAGGCACGCTACAACTATCTGTTTGGCGCGGGGGGCTTCATGGATTCCGGCAATTATCAACTGGCGGACGAAGCGTATACGCCTCGACTGTTGGGACGGACGCGTGCTGAGGCGGCGCTGCGGATCTATGAGCACCAGAAGCTGCTGCGGAACAATGCCGCGGCGCACATCATTCCCATCGTACAGGACACGATGCAGGGAGACGGGACCAAAGCGGACGAACACCGGGGGGCAGCGGCCCTGGTGAACGGACGGCATACGGCGGATGTGATCTTCACCGCGATCTGCCTGGCGACAGACCACGTGGACGATCAGGAGTTTCTGTTCGCGGAACAACCGTTGACCGAATGGTTGCCCGATTTCCGGGGGCGGATGATTCCTCACCCGTATTACGTGAAGCCGTTCATGGTGAACCAGGCAATGGACGCCCGGCGGCAACTGCATCCCCTCAAGATTAATGAGACCAGATACGAAACCGGTTATGGCATGGGGACGCCGTTCGAGCTGGACTTCGTGCTGGCCCCGGGGAGTGTTTTCAAGCGGTTTACATGCGAAGTCGGACTGCATCCCACCGCGGGCAAGAAGGGAGCAGTCATGTTCGCGGTCGAGGCGAACGGCAAGGAACTGGTCCGCACCAGACCGCTGCGTGTGGGGGATGAACCCGTCCAACTGGACGTCCCCCTGCCCTCGGCTGAGGTCTTGAAGCTGTCGCTGAAGACAATCGCCGACGAAGGTTCCGAACCGAGTCATAATCTGGCAGTCTGGGGGCAGCCGGTGTTGAAGACACGGTGAGTCAGCAGAGTTTGGGAGGATGCTTTCTGTCTTGATCTTTAGATTTTGGAGAGAGCACAGGAGCGAAAAATGAAATTTGATCTCTCTGTAGAAACTATACTTAAGGCAAATGGATGGACCGAAAATCGGTCTGTTGACCCATCACCCTGGATCCAAACACTTAATGAAAATGGATTTGAAGTAACGCCTGATGTTGAAGCGTTTTTAAAATGTTTTGGAGGACTCCAATTTACACCTCCTATAAATCCTAAAGGGGAAATATAGACCAGAAGAACTTTCTTTTTCTCCTGCCGATCCAGTGTGCGAATTTGAAAGGGTGTCTTATTGGACAAAAAAATTGAATGAAGTACTCTGTCCAGTGGGGGCTGTATTTCGGAGAGCAACTCTGTGCATCGGCGAGTCCGGGACATATTACCTGATTTCCGATGTCGGAGTTTACCTGGCTGGAGAAACACTATTAGACTGCATGAACTGTCTCATCGCGGCTTCGACTAAGCCCACTGAAGTACTTCCTGCACCAGAAAGAGAGTGGAGAAGAGAATTGACAGTGTAGAAATAATTTCGACCAATTTAAACCAGTTCAAAGTCACTGCTTTGTTTTGCTGTCACGTTAGTCTTCACCTTGCCAGACAGTGGATGATAGCGGAATAGTGAAGGAGCCACAGAGAGGGCTGTAGATCGAAAGAACACCAAGATGAGAGCAAGTATATGGATATCAATACATCTCTAAGCAAACTCGCCGACTCTACACCCGAAGGTAGGATTCGCCTGTTTGCCTGTGATTGCTGCAGCCGACTCATTCCTGTTTTTCCTGACTTGGACCTAGAAAAGCTAATTCTGTTTGGTCAGAACCGAAGTTCGGGGAAAACTGATCAGGACTCGTTACTCTCTTTGCGAAATCATTTTGGCCAAATCTATAATTCACTTTATCCTGGGTATGGTGATCCGTCGCCCAAAACTCTTGCTTTGAGTGCGGCGGGTGAAGTCGCATTTACCGATTCTTCACTTGACGCAGCAATTAACTCACTGGAATTCTCGGCAGATGCAATTGCAAAGAAAGCTGCATACAACGCAACCGACACTGAGTATGACAGAGTGTATGACGACGCCTATGCACTTGAGCGAGGAGCTCAGTCTGGAATGCTGCATCGTTTCTTTGGTGTCTGAGCTTGCCCTTAACCGCATCCAGAAATTGATCTATTAATCAGGAATCTGGTTCCGAAGTCTGATTTACTTACTCATTTAATGTCAGTGATCAGTAGCCAGTGGCAGTAATTTACAAGCCGGACTATTCCTGCTCGGTCCCGCCCGGTTTGGCTAACGAGTATTGCCAGATGCGGCCTGTGCCGCCTAACAGGAGTGTTTCTTCCGCTTCCCCGGCGGCGATTGTCGCGATGGATGCGCATTGATCGTCGAGGACCTCCTGGTAAACCAGTGTTTTGTCCTGCCGGTAAACGTAGAGTACGGAACTCAGCCAGCTCTGGACTTCGACCACGACAGCAAGAAATTCCGGTTGTTCCTCCGCAAATCGCACAAGGGTCCCTCGTGCATGACACGATGCAGGGAGACGGCACCAAAGCAGACGAACATCGCGCGGCAGCGGCCCTGGTCAACGGACGACATACGGCGGATGTGATCTTCACCGCGATCTGCCTGGCGACGGACCATGTGGACGATCAGGAGTTTCTGTTCGCTGATCAATCATTGACCGAGTGGTTGCCCGATTTCCGGGGGCGGATGATTCCTCACCCGTATTATGTGAAGCCGTTCCTGGTGAACCAGGCAATGGACGCCCGGCGGCAACTGCATCCCCTGCAGATTAATGAGAACAAATACGAAACCGGCTATGGCATGGGGACGCCGTTCGAACTGGACTTAGTGCTGGCCCCGGGGAGTGTCTTCACGCGGTTTACATGCGATGTCGGACTGCATCCCACCGCGGGTAAGAAGGGAGCAGTCATGTTCGCGGTCGAGGTGAACGGCAAGGAACTGGTCCGCACCAGACCGCTGCGTGTGGGGGATGACCCCGTCCAACTGGACGTCCCCCTGCCCTCGGAAGAGGTCTTGAAGCTGTCGCTGAAAACAATCGCCGATGAAGGTTCCGAACCGAGTCATAACCTGGCGGTCTGGGGACAGCCGGTGTTGAAGACTGAGTAGGTGCTGTAGAGGACAAATGAGAGATGCCAAAAATAGTGAGCATTTCAGACGCGACTCAACCGGTATTGGAGGGATTTCCAGCCAATTGAGAACCATCGTTTGATCTCCCCCGTCAAAAAAAAGTTGACAGTTGAAATTGTGCAGTCGATAATCGGGGTCCAGTCACTGTTCAAAATTCTCTGATCAATCGCTACGGAGAGCAGTTCCAGGACGGCTATCGCCGTGAAAGGGAGATGCCATGCTTCGTCTTCTCGCCTCCACTGTTTTGTATGTACTTGGGAATGCCATTGGAATTGTCGTAGCTGCCCAGTTGTTGCCCGGCTTCTCCATCGACTTCTGGTCAATCGTATTCGTCGCGGCGATCTTCACGTTGATCGTGGTTGTGTTCACTCCCCTGCTGATCAAGATCTCGATCAAGAACGTGCCCCAGATGAGCGGCGGCGTCGCCCTGGTCGCAATCCTGGTTGGCCTGATCGGAACCAGCATGTTTTCCGATGGACTGAAAATCTCCGGCCTCACCACCTGGATTCTCGCGCCGTTGATCATCTGGGTCGTCGCTTTGATCGCGGGACTGGTGCTGCCGTTGTTCCTTTTCAAGAAGACACTGGAAAAGGTGAAAGAGTCCTGAGCGAGAGAGGCGGGAACACTTTTAACTCAGCGCATTAAAAAAGCCAGAAGCATTACTCTAAGAGATGGTCCTGGCTTTGTTTTATAAGTAGCGGTGGAGGAACTCGAACTCCCGACACGCGGATTATGATTCCGAATGCCCAAAATCATAACCTCCCAACGAGTAACGAGAACTGCAAAAAGTCGTTTACACCACAGACTCTAACTTGCAGTTCATTAAAGATTCAAGGGTGAATTACCGGATGACACTAAACAAACAATTTTACGTATTGTGAAAATAGTTCACAGTCAATAAAAGAGTTAACTAGTTTCATAAATGGGTCGAATTACAGGACATCTGAAGAAACAAATGAGTTTATTGTATGACGTTTTGCGTAACCGGGTGGCGACGGCTGACGTTGATTTCAAATTCGGCGTGAATCGCCACTCCGGTTCACGCTGTTGTTATGCAGCTACTCGAACCCTTTTTGATCTGCATAGCTGTCGACAGGATAGCACAGAAACGTACCGGCGTATTGGAGCGTTGCAGTTCCTTTGATTGCCCATTCCATGTGCTCGCTCAAGTCCCATGCCGGAACCACGTATGCGACGGCAACATTGGGAACCTCAGGATCCAGTCGGATGCTGTTGATCTTGATGTGCGGCCAGATTTCGCCGGGCTTGGCAATTTTGGGGAGAGACTCGTCGCCAATCATCTCGACCATGTCGCGATAGTGGCGAAAGCACGCCTTCTCGATCTTTGCTTTCAGGGGCGGTGTCCACTTGGGCATCTTCTTGAACATCGGGTGTGAGTAGTCAATTGGGGCGTTGTCGTCAGTTAGCTCGACGGGGATGTCGCAACCGAGAATTGGAATGTCAACCACCAGCGACGGTTTGTATCCCTTCTTCAGTTTTTGGGCGGTGACCTTATCAGCTGCTGCCGATGCCTCGGTGGGGCTCTTAAACGACTTGGTTTTTGTCTGTCCCTTTGAGCCGACTTTCCCGTAACGGACGGTGTAAGAACTCTCGTCGATAGAGATCGACCAGAACTTAGCTGACGAACCGTCGTGGAACTCGTACCAATTACGTGCGACCATCGCTTTGCTGCATAACTTGTTATTAACCTGCATGGCCTTGTTCTGATATGATGCCAGTATGCTGTACATGATACCGGGCGTAATTAGATCTTCAAGGCGTTTCTTCATTCTTGATCTATGTTTACAGCAATTACTTGCTGATATTGAAAAAAAGAAAACACAACAAGGTGTAAAAAAACATGAAACTCATTGAGCAACTCGAACAGAAACGTTCGTTTTCGCGGAATACTGGCGAATTAGTGGTTACCACACTGAAATTCACAGACTGATTCCCATGAACTCATCTCTGAAATCAAAGTACCGGATTGCCGTGAAATCAGAGGTTAATGATACAGCTCTTTCGTACTGTCTTCGCTGTGAGTTCACCTTCGTCCTGCCGTCGCGTCAGCCCTCACCCCTGCCAGGCTGAGGTTGCGAGATGGGAAAGCATTGCCACTGCGAACACCAACAAAAAAACGCCTGAACCCCAAGTTGGGATTCAGGCGTTTTTGATTTTCTCTGCGTGTCAATGACTGACACTAAAGTAGCGGTGGAGGGACTCGAACCCCCGACACGCGGATTATGATTCCGAATTCTGAAATCTCTAACCCATTAGAAAATAATGAGAAGCAGCAAGTGGAAAAAGGCGTTTACACTCCGGTTTACTTAAGTGATGATGAGTTGAAATATATTCTGAATTCTTGGAGGCATCTAACTGATGAAGTGCGTGAAATCATTCTAAAACTAGTTCGATACGCACAGAATTAGAAATTGAATTAGAGTCTTTATGAAAACAGATGAGTAAACCTTTCAAACTGCCCCCGTGATTTCGAAGTTTAACCTGAGCAACAGGTATCGATTAGCG
The genomic region above belongs to Gimesia chilikensis and contains:
- a CDS encoding outer membrane protein, producing MNCFKTFLAVGVTLSASFFSAADAQAGVYECFNEDDLLDCVPCVEDCWTDRVSFYISANNYASVNHMESGGFNSFSYLANSGSDNNVAYDFGLALGTRIPIGCKCKALRFEVEGAFRDLGGLSTTSFQTEGPIQTYIVDYDDRWSVMTNCWLDFPLKNNKTIYIGGGIGANGGKVSIDDTYVSGQSRFNRFAWQIGGGVAWDVSQRVTLDLGYRYMDYGSTMVDLHANFDPTISAGNYSADLTSHQVMLGIRFNSLGNLIGRR
- a CDS encoding NPCBM/NEW2 domain-containing protein, producing the protein MRVCRLVAGLMILAVCLSASESLWAWGKGHRLIRLWAVARLPEWQTELLGQENLTRLCRDYTSLQDKHAGGKMPQLDAYCLVPGVRLSLHDVNPPTQSATAIQWYLKQIADNLNAGKTDEAMKYLGVLCHWNEDPGCPSAHSSPVSELQLKTLLPPPKDKARYNYLFGAGGFMDSGNYQLADEAYTPRLLGRTRAEAALRIYEHQKLLRNNAAAHIIPIVQDTMQGDGTKADEHRGAAALVNGRHTADVIFTAICLATDHVDDQEFLFAEQPLTEWLPDFRGRMIPHPYYVKPFMVNQAMDARRQLHPLKINETRYETGYGMGTPFELDFVLAPGSVFKRFTCEVGLHPTAGKKGAVMFAVEANGKELVRTRPLRVGDEPVQLDVPLPSAEVLKLSLKTIADEGSEPSHNLAVWGQPVLKTR
- a CDS encoding SUKH-3 domain-containing protein encodes the protein MKFDLSVETILKANGWTENRSVDPSPWIQTLNENGFEVTPDVEAFLKCFGGLQFTPPINPKGEI
- a CDS encoding SUKH-3 domain-containing protein, translated to MLKGKYRPEELSFSPADPVCEFERVSYWTKKLNEVLCPVGAVFRRATLCIGESGTYYLISDVGVYLAGETLLDCMNCLIAASTKPTEVLPAPEREWRRELTV
- a CDS encoding NPCBM/NEW2 domain-containing protein; amino-acid sequence: MHDTMQGDGTKADEHRAAAALVNGRHTADVIFTAICLATDHVDDQEFLFADQSLTEWLPDFRGRMIPHPYYVKPFLVNQAMDARRQLHPLQINENKYETGYGMGTPFELDLVLAPGSVFTRFTCDVGLHPTAGKKGAVMFAVEVNGKELVRTRPLRVGDDPVQLDVPLPSEEVLKLSLKTIADEGSEPSHNLAVWGQPVLKTE
- a CDS encoding phage holin family protein translates to MLRLLASTVLYVLGNAIGIVVAAQLLPGFSIDFWSIVFVAAIFTLIVVVFTPLLIKISIKNVPQMSGGVALVAILVGLIGTSMFSDGLKISGLTTWILAPLIIWVVALIAGLVLPLFLFKKTLEKVKES
- a CDS encoding WGR domain-containing protein, whose translation is MKKRLEDLITPGIMYSILASYQNKAMQVNNKLCSKAMVARNWYEFHDGSSAKFWSISIDESSYTVRYGKVGSKGQTKTKSFKSPTEASAAADKVTAQKLKKGYKPSLVVDIPILGCDIPVELTDDNAPIDYSHPMFKKMPKWTPPLKAKIEKACFRHYRDMVEMIGDESLPKIAKPGEIWPHIKINSIRLDPEVPNVAVAYVVPAWDLSEHMEWAIKGTATLQYAGTFLCYPVDSYADQKGFE